The following proteins are co-located in the Senegalia massiliensis genome:
- a CDS encoding recombinase family protein has product MNKVAIYLRKSRADEEAEKQGAGETLSKHRKILLKVAREQNLNIIKIREEIVSGESMVHRPEMLELLKEIENKIYDAVLVMDVDRLGRGNMQEQGLILDTFKKSNTKIITPRKTYDLKDEWDEEYSEFEAFMARKELKLINRRLQRGRIRSIEEGNYISPRPPFGYKIEEGKNYRSLIPHSEQAPIVKLIFDLYTNKNMGGSRIANELNKLGYKTYTGKNWGSNHVIHLIKNPIYNGKIVWKKKDIKKSTRPGQIKESRERPRSEWIISEGKHHALVSDKIFNKAQMILKNKSHVPYKIKGNISNPLAGIIKCSICNKNMVLRPYKNKDSQIMCYGSCGNKSSKLKYVEKSILDSLESWLKQYQEKWENKNIVKSDDGIEIYNKALNKLEKELDQTIKQKNNLHDLLEKEIYDVDTYMERYNLISNKIDELKSNIKSTNISIKQSHEQLIDKRDIIPRVKHVLALYDELDDAEQKNILLKSVIEYAIYYKKKSWRNDKFELNLKPKIYTPNC; this is encoded by the coding sequence ATGAACAAAGTTGCAATATATCTTCGTAAATCACGTGCTGATGAAGAAGCAGAAAAACAAGGTGCAGGAGAAACATTATCTAAGCATAGAAAAATACTTCTTAAAGTAGCTAGAGAACAAAACTTAAACATAATTAAAATTAGAGAAGAAATAGTTTCTGGTGAAAGCATGGTCCATAGACCAGAAATGCTTGAATTACTTAAAGAAATAGAAAATAAAATATATGATGCTGTATTAGTTATGGATGTAGACAGACTTGGTCGTGGTAACATGCAAGAACAAGGACTTATATTAGATACTTTTAAGAAAAGTAACACTAAAATAATAACACCTCGTAAAACATATGACCTTAAAGATGAATGGGATGAAGAATATAGTGAGTTTGAAGCCTTTATGGCAAGAAAAGAATTAAAACTTATAAATAGAAGACTCCAAAGAGGTAGGATTCGTTCTATAGAAGAGGGAAATTATATATCACCTAGACCTCCCTTTGGATATAAAATAGAAGAAGGTAAAAATTATAGAAGTCTTATCCCACATTCTGAACAAGCTCCCATTGTAAAGCTAATATTTGACTTATACACGAATAAAAATATGGGGGGGAGTAGGATAGCTAATGAGCTAAATAAGCTTGGATATAAAACATATACAGGCAAGAATTGGGGCTCTAATCATGTTATTCATCTAATCAAGAACCCTATATATAATGGTAAAATTGTATGGAAGAAAAAAGATATTAAAAAGTCTACTAGACCTGGTCAAATAAAAGAATCTAGAGAAAGACCAAGAAGCGAATGGATTATATCAGAAGGAAAGCACCATGCTCTAGTATCTGATAAAATATTCAATAAAGCTCAAATGATACTTAAAAACAAATCACATGTTCCTTATAAAATAAAAGGAAATATTTCTAATCCTCTTGCTGGCATTATAAAATGTAGTATTTGTAATAAAAATATGGTACTTAGACCTTATAAAAATAAAGACAGCCAAATAATGTGCTATGGATCATGTGGAAATAAATCTTCTAAACTTAAATATGTAGAAAAAAGTATATTAGATAGTCTTGAATCTTGGTTAAAACAATACCAAGAGAAATGGGAAAACAAAAATATAGTAAAAAGTGATGATGGAATAGAAATTTATAATAAAGCTTTAAATAAATTAGAAAAAGAGTTAGATCAAACTATAAAACAAAAAAATAATTTACATGATTTACTTGAAAAAGAAATTTATGATGTAGATACTTATATGGAAAGATATAATCTAATATCTAATAAAATAGATGAACTCAAAAGTAATATAAAAAGCACTAATATAAGCATAAAACAATCTCATGAGCAATTAATAGATAAAAGAGATATAATACCTAGAGTTAAACATGTATTAGCTTTATACGACGAATTAGACGATGCTGAACAAAAGAACATACTTCTTAAATCTGTTATAGAATATGCAATATATTATAAAAAGAAGTCCTGGCGAAATGACAAATTTGAACTTAATCTAAAACCTAAAATATATACCCCTAACTGTTGA
- a CDS encoding peptidoglycan D,D-transpeptidase FtsI family protein yields the protein MTKTNKRLSLFFKIFLIIFVAYIIRLSWIQLFTGPKLKQKAEQQRDYELTTSQGGTIFDRNMVPLTNKGTQKYIYTSLKTIKDNKDYQLYLLDKIKLSEEELDKYISNTKNNMLKIPAKDNINNVKNGIIVDETKEYSENNLLTHVIGYVNENGVGIGIKKEYDSLLSKSNNTKLKVILDGKSRLLSSKDDYLEVNENNDTIRNSIQLTIDYNIQQIVEEAMEEKEYKGAVIVTDVESGDILALTSQPDFDLNNIGDSNKEKDSEQMNRIIQVPYYPASTFKTVILLSALEDGIDLEQKFECNGSITLAEGQEPFSCHDNVVHGEINLKEAFTVSCNSIFIELANILGGKKILETVERIGLTNKVDIDLDLDIEEKGEVSKLEKVLGPGIGNLALGQEHIKLTPLQIHNLTMIIANNGIKKDMSIIKGYATNKGDISMQFERENDEWIFDRSYAEIIKDYMKSVVEVGTASNLDLSEYGGAAGKTGTAQKNNINNNGLFTGFSPSDNPKYAVTVIVEDIGHKYSSSTAVEVFNKIIKKINLEK from the coding sequence ATGACTAAAACAAATAAGAGATTGTCGTTATTTTTTAAAATATTTTTAATTATTTTTGTAGCATATATAATTAGGTTATCTTGGATACAGCTATTTACAGGACCAAAATTAAAACAAAAAGCCGAACAACAGAGAGATTATGAGTTAACTACATCTCAAGGAGGTACAATTTTTGATAGAAATATGGTTCCTCTTACTAATAAAGGTACTCAGAAATATATATATACTTCGTTAAAAACAATTAAAGACAATAAAGATTATCAATTATATTTATTAGATAAAATAAAGTTGTCAGAAGAAGAATTGGATAAATATATTTCAAATACTAAAAATAATATGTTGAAGATACCAGCTAAAGATAATATTAATAATGTTAAAAATGGTATTATAGTAGACGAAACTAAAGAATATAGTGAAAATAATTTACTAACTCATGTTATAGGTTATGTAAATGAAAATGGAGTTGGAATTGGAATAAAAAAGGAATATGATTCTTTACTTTCTAAATCAAACAATACAAAATTAAAAGTAATTTTAGATGGTAAAAGCAGATTATTAAGCAGTAAAGATGATTATTTAGAAGTTAATGAAAATAATGATACTATTCGAAATTCTATTCAGCTAACAATTGATTATAATATACAACAAATAGTTGAAGAAGCTATGGAAGAAAAAGAATATAAAGGTGCTGTAATAGTTACAGATGTAGAAAGTGGAGATATTTTAGCTTTAACTAGTCAACCTGATTTTGATTTAAATAATATAGGAGACAGTAACAAGGAAAAAGATAGTGAACAGATGAATAGAATTATACAAGTTCCATATTATCCTGCATCAACATTTAAAACTGTAATACTATTATCAGCACTTGAAGATGGAATAGATTTAGAACAAAAATTTGAATGTAATGGAAGTATAACGTTAGCTGAGGGTCAAGAACCATTCTCCTGTCATGATAATGTAGTTCATGGTGAAATAAACTTAAAAGAGGCTTTTACTGTATCTTGTAATAGCATATTTATAGAGTTAGCTAATATTTTAGGTGGCAAGAAAATCTTAGAAACAGTAGAAAGGATAGGTTTAACAAACAAGGTAGATATAGATCTTGATCTTGATATAGAAGAAAAGGGAGAAGTTTCAAAATTAGAAAAAGTATTAGGACCTGGCATAGGGAATTTAGCATTAGGTCAAGAACATATAAAATTAACTCCACTTCAAATTCATAATTTAACAATGATTATTGCTAATAATGGGATTAAAAAAGATATGTCTATAATAAAAGGCTATGCTACAAACAAAGGTGATATATCAATGCAATTTGAGAGAGAAAACGATGAGTGGATTTTTGATAGATCCTATGCTGAAATAATTAAAGACTATATGAAATCTGTAGTTGAAGTGGGTACTGCAAGCAATTTAGATTTATCAGAATATGGAGGAGCAGCAGGTAAAACAGGAACTGCTCAAAAAAATAATATAAATAATAATGGATTATTTACAGGATTTTCACCAAGTGATAATCCAAAATATGCAGTAACTGTAATCGTAGAAGATATAGGACATAAATATAGTTCGTCTACTGCAGTGGAAGTATTTAATAAGATAATTAAAAAAATAAATTTAGAAAAATAA
- a CDS encoding GNAT family N-acetyltransferase gives MKMLISTSLKDFKIRFAKEKDIPLILKFIKELADYEELLHEVVATEEILMDSLFKKKTAEVIIGEYKNEPVAFALFFHNFSTFLGRPGIYLEDLYVRPEMRGKGMGKIMLSYLAKLAVERKCGRLEWWCLDWNKSSIEFYKQMGAIPMDEWTVYRVTDGALDNLAVKFDK, from the coding sequence ATGAAAATGTTAATTAGTACTAGTTTGAAGGATTTTAAAATAAGATTTGCAAAGGAAAAAGATATTCCGTTGATCTTAAAATTTATAAAGGAATTAGCTGATTATGAAGAATTGTTACATGAAGTTGTAGCAACAGAAGAAATTTTAATGGATTCTTTGTTTAAAAAGAAAACTGCTGAGGTTATTATTGGTGAATACAAAAATGAACCAGTAGCTTTTGCATTATTCTTTCATAATTTTTCTACTTTTTTAGGAAGACCAGGCATTTACTTAGAAGATTTATATGTTAGACCTGAAATGAGAGGAAAGGGCATGGGAAAAATCATGCTTTCTTATCTTGCTAAATTGGCAGTTGAAAGAAAGTGTGGAAGATTAGAATGGTGGTGTCTAGATTGGAATAAGTCTTCAATTGAATTTTATAAGCAAATGGGAGCTATTCCAATGGACGAATGGACAGTATATAGAGTAACTGATGGTGCGTTAGATAATTTAGCTGTTAAATTTGATAAATAA